One window of the Oncorhynchus clarkii lewisi isolate Uvic-CL-2024 chromosome 19, UVic_Ocla_1.0, whole genome shotgun sequence genome contains the following:
- the LOC139374155 gene encoding G-protein coupled receptor 83-like, with translation MRVACLWLSLTYLATSLDGLGAREYNNSTIFGGGLFVDAEGLLNLSAPYTPNRTNVFSLDLDDGTLADWRSMAVKNCYGGESHNRTVKSLLVLAYSFIIVISLFGNTLVCHVVIKNKRMHSATSLFIINLAVADILITLLNMPFTLVRFVNSSWWFGKGMCHISRFVQYCSLHVSTLTLTAIALDRRQVILHPLRPRMSPARGVVCVILIWVMASCFSLPHAIYQELLTFVYSKEKVRSLCVPDFPEPSDVYWQCIDLLTFILLYVLPLLIITAAYSTVARRLWRRNAIGDTTTAQFAVQRRKRRRTLAMLLVVVGVFAVCWFPLNCYVVLLSSQAIQSSNALYFCFHWLAMSSTCYNPFIYCCLNPAFRQELRLLLGMCRRRGRGGVGPVLVAPPSCALCHRAAWPESRTCSRPSHASSHPSRASSRPSHSSSSHQLPKDRHVLFSARHANKTDILSVEPIVAVS, from the exons ATGCGAGTTGCGTGTCTGTGGCTGTCCCTCACCTATTTGGCCACCAGCCTCGACGGGTTGGGGGCACGGGAATACAACAACTCAACCATTTTCGGCGGGGGTCTATTTGTGGATGCAGAAGGGCTGCTGAACCTGTCAGCTCCGTATACGCCCAACCGGACAAATGTCTTCTCGCTTGACCTGGACGACGGCACGCTCGCAGACTGGCGCTCCATGGCAGTTAAGAATTGCTATGGTGGAGAGTCCCATAACCGGACCGTGAAATCCCTACTGGTCCTGGCTTACTCGTTCATCATTGTCATCTCGCTGTTCGGAAACACGCTGGTGTGCCATGTGGTGATCAAGAACAAGCGGATGCACTCCGCCACGAGTCTGTTCATCATTaacctcgcagtggcagacattCTTATAACGCTGCTCAACATGCCCTTTACTTTG GTCCGTTTTGTGAATAGCAGCTGGTGGTTCGGGAAGGGAATGTGCCACATCAGCCGGTTCGTCCAGTATTGCTCCCTGCACGTATCCACACTCACGCTCACGGCAATCGCGCTGGACAGACGCCAG GTCATTCTCCACCCTCTGAGGCCCCGCATGTCCCCGGCTCgcggtgttgtgtgtgtgattctTATCTGGGTCATGGCCAGCTGCTTCTCCTTGCCTCATGCCATCTACCAGGAGCTCCTAACCTTCgtgtacag TAAGGAGAAGGTGCGCAGCCTTTGTGTCCCCGACTTCCCCGAGCCCTCTGACGTCTATTGGCAGTGCATTGACCTCCTCACCTTCATCCTCCTCTACGTCCTACCCCTCCTCATCATCACGGCCGCCTACTCAACCGTGGCTCGCCGCCTGTGGCGCCGTAATGCTATCGGGGACACCACCACTGCACAGTTCGCTGTGCAGCGGCGGAAGCGGCGGCGCACCCTGGCTATGTTGTTGGTGGTTGTTGGGGTGTTCGCGGTATGCTGGTTCCCTCTGAACTGCTACGTGGTGCTTCTCTCCAGCCAGGCCATTCAGTCATCCAATGCCTTGTATTTCTGTTTTCATTGGCTGGCGATGAGCTCGACATGTTACAATCCCTTCATCTACTGTTGTCTGAACCCCGCCTTCCGCCAGGAGCTAAGGCTGCTATTGGGCATGTGCCGGAGGAGGGGGCGTGGAGGGGTGGGGCCGGTGCTGGTGGCTCCACCCTCCTGCGCACTCTGCCACAGAGCCGCCTGGCCGGAGAGCCGCACCTGTTCTCGGCCGAGTCACGCCTCTTCACACCCGAGCCGCGCCTCCTCTCGGCCAAGCCACTCCTCGTCCTCTCACCAGCTTCCTAAAGACAGGCATGTCCTTTTCTCTGCTAGACATGCCAATAAAACAGACATCCTATCAGTGGAGCCTATAGTAGCTGTCAGTTAA